CAACACGGCGGTCCGGGACACCGTCTTCGACCAGCGCGGGCCGGTGCCGCGGGCGCGCTGGTCCGGCGGCCGGGCGGCCCGGGGGATCTGGATCAACAGCAACTCCTACGTCCCCGGCGACATCGAGGTCGAAGGCTGTGATTTCCTGATGAACGGCCCGCAGGGCGCCCACGCCGTCTTCTCCCGGCGTCGCCTCGACGGGATCGAGATCCGTGACTGCCGGATCCACCAGAACGGCGGCTTCACCGGCATCGAGTTCGCCGACGGCGGCTCCGGCGCGACGGTGATCGAGGACACGAGCGTCGTCGGCGACTCCTCGAAACCCGCGATCAGGCTCGTCGACCGCGACGGGGCGCGGCTCCGGCGCGTCTGCGTCCAGAAGTCCGGCCCCGGGATCGAACTCCGCGGGTCGAGCAACGTCTCCGTCGAGGACTCGAACGTCAACGTCTCCGGACAGCAGTTCACCGGCGTCGCGCCGTCGACCCGCGACGTCACCGCGAACGAGAGTTGCCCGGCGCCGTCGAGCGACTGGGACGGCGAGTCGGAGCCAGGCGACGACCGCGACGACGAGGACGAACCCGCCGAACCCGAGGGGACCGAGGTCCGACTGGTGGGGACCGCCGAGTACGTGATCGAGGCCTCCGGCGAGGTGCAGCCGGCACCCGAGATCGCAGAGTGGGTCGAAGAGGGTGACCAGTACGGCGACGGCCGGGTCGAGTGGTACCTGACCGACTCCGAGACCGCGTGGTACGTCACCGGCGAGATCGAGACCCTCGACGTGGACGACCCGAGCACCGTGACCGTCTACGTCGACGGCGAGGAGGTCGACCCCGAGACGTACCCCTCGGCGGACGAGGACGACGGCGAGCACAGCCTCCGTCTCGACGGGACCGCCGAGTACCTGATCGAAGTCAGCGGCGAGATCCGCCCCGCCGAGGAGATCGCCGAGTGGGTCGAGGAAGGCGAACAGTACGGCGACGGCTGGGCCGAGTGGTACCTGACCGACTCCTGGACCGAGTGGCAGTTCACCGGCGAGATAGAGCGGTTCGAACTCTCCGGCGCGGAGAACCTCGACGTCTACCTCGACGGCGACGCCGTCGACCCCGACGACCTCGGGGCCGACGACGGCGACGGCGTCCCGCCGAACCGGAT
The Salinilacihabitans rarus DNA segment above includes these coding regions:
- a CDS encoding right-handed parallel beta-helix repeat-containing protein, whose protein sequence is MARGPSGTSESDSRNVRRDSLLDRRSYLKAAGIAAGVMAGAAGSAAAAEDADVNIVEAGADDTGNRAINDVLDRVHGSGKTIYFPPGRYLLRSFRTAANDWTWVGEDATIVVPGSENRNYLFFEGDRWTFDNFTIDLTASGAAPINYPRGNDWEFKNVVFEGQMDDPEYRAGSNLLYPNVDSAGATGVIENVIATDGSADPGDSSNRGGLWAGPSNEGHLIVRNSHFRHFANNTLYVANIPGRVTIDGCLIEDSNVGVRIGGNTAVRDTVFDQRGPVPRARWSGGRAARGIWINSNSYVPGDIEVEGCDFLMNGPQGAHAVFSRRRLDGIEIRDCRIHQNGGFTGIEFADGGSGATVIEDTSVVGDSSKPAIRLVDRDGARLRRVCVQKSGPGIELRGSSNVSVEDSNVNVSGQQFTGVAPSTRDVTANESCPAPSSDWDGESEPGDDRDDEDEPAEPEGTEVRLVGTAEYVIEASGEVQPAPEIAEWVEEGDQYGDGRVEWYLTDSETAWYVTGEIETLDVDDPSTVTVYVDGEEVDPETYPSADEDDGEHSLRLDGTAEYLIEVSGEIRPAEEIAEWVEEGEQYGDGWAEWYLTDSWTEWQFTGEIERFELSGAENLDVYLDGDAVDPDDLGADDGDGVPPNRITITGTGTPTEYTFTASGDVVDNPDRGTLEEWDEIDGSTVTGWVTDPEHVDSFRFEGSLTNLELRQGEAEVRVNGVAVDPGDV